The sequence below is a genomic window from Nicotiana tomentosiformis chromosome 6, ASM39032v3, whole genome shotgun sequence.
TAGTAGTTAGTATTCAAATAGAAGATGATCAACACAATTTGATTACAAAGAACACATAGTTGGACTGATTCAGATAAGGGGATGAAGATCATTTGGTTACTGAGTGTCAGAAAACCTAACGGTTAAAAAAACGGAAGAAATGCAGTCTCTACTGTCTAGAACCAAAATTTTCAGATCTGGTTTGTATGATGAGTAGCACAGGTAGCAAACATACCCAATGTACAAATTTCCAATCATGGCAGATATAATGACAAGGAGAACAAGTGTTGAAAGCTGAGCACCAGTCCCGACAACTGCTGAAAGCAGAGCCAAATTTTCTGGAGGTCGGAAGACATCACCGTGGACGAGTTTCCAACCAGACTCTTCATGTACATCCTTTTCCTATATAAGAAGTCAACCAACCAAACACCAGAAATTAGTAATTTTCTAGTAAGGATATGCCATTGGACTAGTGGCGAAGCTAGAAATGTCACAAAGGGTATTCAAGgtttaatatatatttataaaaagtaaattttaatctatatataatataattttctGTAAAACTAGTATAATTTTCCGATGAAGGGTGTTCAACTCAACACCCTTCACTGTATGTGGCTACGCCACTGCATTGGACATAGGTTCATGCAAATACGTGAAATGAGGAAAAAAAAGCTTTACCAGAGTCTCCATGTCATCATTTGCACGAGCATATTTTGCGTAATCATTGCGAAGAGTGCGCATCAAAATCATAGACACCAACCCAGTGAGGAAAATAACCATCATGATGGAATTGAAAACAGAGAACCAATGAATCTGCAAAAGAAACAAGACGTTTTAGGAGCTGAGAACACGAAGAGCTATAAGGAGTTAATGGGGACTAACTGCCTAAGCTTTTTATCTGCTTTCTCCTTAGAATTTTGCTTCAATGAGAACCCGAAATATTACTAAGTTTTGGAAAAAATTCATTTGCCTCGTAGAAAGCCAAAAGGAAGTAAATATGTGACATTTATAAGCAGAAATACTTTTGTTGCCAAAGGTCTCTCTTTTAACaactactgctactactactatGCCTCAGTCTCTCCAAACATGTTTTAAAAAAACTAACAGAAGGGAATATGGATTTCTCCTATAGATACATTTTCAGTTCACAAAATAGCTTCCTGTGGTCCAGACCTCCATTGGCTCCACAAGTTGATAGAGCATAAAACTGCAGTAACTGCTGCCGCAGTATTTTTGTTGTTTTAATCAAATTCTTCCATGAAAAAACCATTATGAAAGTCAGCAAGTGCATGGTACTGATATCTATGGTACCACATGCtagcatatcatcaataaacaatGCCAATAAAATATTCAATGTTGATGAAGCATAATCATATTCATTGATTTCTGATCAATACCCCACTAAAAGCTCACTTAAGTACCTAATATAATAGGTTAGTAGATTGGCATGTACCTGGTTCTCAAAAAAGGTGAAATTCAGGTAAACATCGAAACGTCGTGCATAAGTAACGTTTGTTGGGACCCATTTAACAGAATATGTCATGTCCAAGACCCTTCCTTCCTCCAATGGCTTTGGGCTCTCTTGATACAGTTGGACAGAAATGATCTAAAGGACTTAGATTAGAGTTAGattatcaacactatattgcagATCATTGACATGCCACAAGGCATTAAGAACTAAAAACAAAGTGCCTACCTGGTCTCCATTGTACTTAATAAGAAGATTCTTGTGTGTGTAGATTACATGCTTGATATCTTGATTTCTGTCAGAATGCACCTCGCCCACGAAACCTGATTCCAAGTGAGTGTTTATTTATGTTATAACTGTCCATGGTAATCAGAAACATTCGAGATAAACTAGCTAAGGACATACCCCATATAGGCAAATCATCTGAAGCCAGGAAGTCACAAGTCATAATCCAAAACGGAGGTTACAAAGAGAGAGAAGCTTAGAAGTTAGTACACTTTAAATAGCAGGTAAGCCGACAACTGTTGAAAAGAATTGACAGTATCATGGAGAAATGTCATGAAGCACTGTACCCATAAAAAATTCAAACCAATACGAATTGTCAATTGCATACTTAAACTGTGCCACTTTTGATGCATCCAATTTAAGTTTGCAAATTGAGCTTTTCTCCAAATTTCCTGTTGGGAAAAAATGGCTAATTGTAAGAGGAAGCGTTTAAGTATAAAGCTCCATTGTAAAAAATTGAAGAACTGACTCTTAAAGTTTATGTGAATTCGGCTATCAATAAGATCATTTCCTCCAAGAACCTCTCCGAGGCCACCCCACTTATGATCACCATCAGCAGGACGACAAAATGGAAGGCTATAATAACTGTAGGTCTCTTGTGGATTATTATATGGTGCAGCCTTGTTTACCCATAGAGTGACAGGATCATCTTCTTGATACTGCAAAACAGCAGAAAGACGTCCATCCATTAGATAATTCATAAACCAGATTTTTGCAAGTGTTAAATGCACAGTTAATATTGGTGGTTCGACTAACTTAAGAATGACTCGTTAGGTTCTATACATTACACCATGATTCATCATGGTGAGTCGTGGAAGTGGTGAAACAAGATGTATGGTTCAAAATCTTGGTAGATTCCTTGATTAGTTTCATCAATTAACACAATGTCTTACAAATAAAAGCATGCGCGATAGAACCTCATCTTGTATACAATTGGTTAGCTCACCCATAACTATGACAAAAAATTATACGCTCGAGGTAGATCCTTAAACAAACAATGGTTAGGCGAAACTCCTCTATATCTCCTAACACTGTCTCAAACTTGTGATGGGTACTTCTTACATATCTTTTACTGCATTTATGTATTTGGTATGAATTCCTTTCTCTCCAACACCAACCAAAGGGCTTTCTTTAACACTCTATAATATGCATTTTTTAGGTCAATAAATAATACTCCATCTAAAGATCGCTTTTCCTTTCCCTATAAATCTTTATCAATCTTTTAGCAACTATATATTATCTATTGTACATCTACCAGGCATAAATTCAATTTGGATCGGTGTCACTATTAAGTATCTATAAGTATAACATGCGCTTTCAAACATTTCCAAAGTTTCATCCGATAAATAGGTGTAATACCACAATAATTAGCACAACTAAAAAACCTTCTTTGTCTAAGAAAAAGTGCTATAACAAAGTAAccaatgtttacccgtaaaacggtacagttgaatttatacgtggtttctagacaagtgaattaatttgatcctgaaataataaaataatcgaagaattatgcaatacttagccttatgaTGTAGACGAAACAGCAGAAGCAACATATTCGGGAACAGGGTTTCCGGGCACAATAACAACgaaatcaaaaagcaagaagataagattgtattaagctttgtataaaatgtagcgtaagtttgccagaaaattcgtgtcatttataatgataactgagctcactatttatagttatgcctagggaaggaggtcctaggatcgtgcccttctttaatgtcaattatgagggtcattgataaagatgtaacggtgaacataaatgccaaatttcacTATAACAGGTAATCGCTATTAATGCCACggaatattctttattaaatgtTGCCGGgcgaagagcatttatcacatctttataaGCGTTATTTTTTCCGGCGATAAACGAAACAGTTGCCTTCGGTCTTTGGCCAATCcacgtcttgggttccacgtgtcctttTTTGGACGGCCACGtatcataacatattttaccctgtACAACCACAAAATAAGGGGAAGAGGAAAAGGAGAGAGATAAAAGTTTCAAACAGAAGTCTCTAACTGAGAGCATCCTTCTTGCAGCTAAGAGGTGGCATAGCCTAATAATTTGGTAATAGATTAAAAAAATAGTATATGATTAATCAACTATGCCACAATCTAAGGCTAGTTAGTTACTAGCTGACAATATAAATCCCTATATCCATTCTGCTCCATTTGGACTCATTACATTCAAATATTGAATAATTTGTCTTTTAGAAGCGAAACCAGAAAATCCATAAAATTTGAAAAGCTAACTAATGCAATTCCAATTGTTCATTCTACTTGAAAGAGTTTCAAGATTGTACCTTGCCAAGAGTAGGGTATGCGAGGAAACAAGAGCagataatgaaaataggaagggATCGAACTGTAGAGAGCATTGCTCAGAGCTGAACAGTGTCTTAATTTGACAAGAATGAAAGCTAGACCTGGTTAGTTAGTTAACAGGATTAAGGAGTACTGTGTTGTGTTTTGTTCAGTGTCTAATTTCAGACACTGAAGAAAGTGTCTGTTTGCTTTGAGAAAGTGAGAACTCTTTTCCATTGTCCCTTCTCCTAGAATTCTGAGTCTATGGATCTGAATTTTTCTGACGACGactttgacttttgagttaaGAATCCGCTAGtatgaaaaaagaaacaaatttgTGATTGTTATAACTATATTATATTTTGTATGTTAGCCTGAAGAAGGTTATTTATACGAGACTCTGacataaatatatttatctatttagtactctattagaAATAAGTTTTATGAAGAAGTTTATCCTTTCAATATCCTGTCatggataaacatcacacccgataaaagattatctatatctgatacaatagcagcttacacatcagcttgctttcttctataaatagagaaaatttcagttcattatgtacataagtttgaagtttgaataatatatcagtttctctctatacttgtctttaatttacagtctttattttgtaacacgttatcagtacgagactctgccatctcgtgcaaatactttgaaagtatcagaggtacgaactttctttttctaaataatatcaaatctttctaaacttgaatttgtagccctggatatatcgggtaaaagctacatgtcttgggtgtttgatgctgaaattcatcttgatgcgatgggtctagcagataccatcaaggacaaaaatcaagcatcaaaccaaaaCCGTGCCAAAGCattgatattcctacgccatcaccttgatgaaggcttgaaaatggaatatctcactattaaagatccagtcatactgtggaataatttgaaagatagatatgaccacctgaagatggtcgttcttccacaggcacgttatgatcggactcatctaaggctacaagattttaaatctatcagtgagtattaTTCTGCTATGTTCAtaattattttccaattgaaactatgtggtgataatattactgatcatgatatgttaaaaaaaaactttcaccacttttcatgcctcgaatatgctcctgcagcagcaatatcgagagatgggattcaaaaagtattctgaacttatctcacatcttcttgtagccgagcaacataatgggctattaatgaaaaaccatgaaagccgacctacagGTTCTTGTTCATTCCCTGAAGTAAATGAGAtaaacttccaccaagctaagcatgGAAGAGGACGTAGCCCCAGTCGTGGttatggccgtggtcggggaagaaacactaatcatggtaataataatgcaccaaagaaccctcctcaccccAGCAGtagaaaaggaaggaacaaaagcatgaagcggtgcaagcagcaaaggcagaaaatgcatgttgtagatgtggaggaaaagggcaatGGTCACGTACCTGtcatacgccaaagcacctggttgagctatatcaagcctccctgaagaagacagagaaaaatattgaagcaaattttatttctgaagataatttagatttcatacatttggatgtagctgattactttgcactcccggaaggagaaacaagtcatgtaatcggtgatgaatctgtagaaatgaaaatattttaatttttgttgtttatagtagatagtatggttatgtaattattgtatataaataaaagttattgtcacgacccgaaatttttcaccgacgggaccgtgatggcacctaacatttcacttgctaggcaagccaacgttagagaatcatttaccaatttcttatttccattcagtaattaacattaattaactacaacgaaatataacaagtgcggaatatcataaatctgtattaactactactacccggatttggagtcacaattcacgagcattctagaatttacaacaagtaatggtctgaaggaaatacaattgtctgaatgaaagaaaatagtaagacataaaggatagacgggggacttcaagatctgtgaacgccgacagatctaccttgagtctccggacagcggaccagtagcaaatctcgatcaacctgagtcggtatcaaaatctacacagaaagtacAGAATGTAATATCAGTAGAACCGACcatatgtactggtaagtatcgagcctaacctcggtgaagtagtgacaaggctaggacaagacacccacatataacctgaacagtataatcatgctactggcaacaacagtaaataagaaataacacagaaataatgggaggggaacatacagtggggatATACAATATaaggagtgagaataatgaaaagacatagttaaaccggaaatccttaaacgaattgagcaattaagacatcaaggaaaactgcacgacatcacccttcgtacttttactctcaacctcaccaaataataaataagactacacgacatcacccttcgtgcttttactctcttcctcacaatataaataaattatgcacggcatcacccttcgtgctttacacttaaattatgcacggcatcacccttcgtgctttacactcttcctcacaatataattaaattatgcacgacatcacccttcgtgctttacactcttcctcacaatatagtTAAATCAATAATAACGGAAAGAGAGGAGTTTCACAagaaaatcaatatttcataaatgattactttcacaatttaacatctcaacctcgaatcaatattcacaattttatcgaccttggtggaaccggatacaagttttccaacatttcaacaacaacaataagcatggataacaagatttaagactacaaatttgcaataatggaatttcactcgcgtactatgactcgaccataacgtatagatgctcgtcacctcaactatacgccatatacaacaacaaaacatgtagcaaatactcacacaatacctattccctgaagccaaagttagacacaacacttacctcgctcccaaggccacttaattctcaatcacaacttttccttaagaattcacctccaaaaccactcgtatctattcaaaaatgactcaataatatcagatattgctaaaggaatcaattatatttcataaattaaattttccaaatttttcctccaaaaagtcaaaaaattgaccccgggcccgcttggtcaaaacccgaggttcggaccaaaatccttttacccattcacccccgagcccgaatatgtaattagttttggaatcctacctcaaatcgaggtctaaattctcaaattcccgaaatccctagtttctaccctaacccctaattctatcatgaaaactctagatttttgggtaaaaattcaagaaatataatgggtaataaaaaaaaaatgatttagaatcacttaccaacacttgggggaagaaaatgactcttgaaaatcgtctctacccgtttggttcttgaaaatgttgaagaaatggctcaaacccgtgtttggagtctaTTTTAAGCCACTAGACAAgcctttatcgcgttcgcgagaggcctgtcgcgatcgcgatgcacagcggcctaaggccttcacattcgcgagtcttcctacgcgttcgcgtaagacAACTCCCCCTAGCCTTTACcttcgcgacccagtggacgcgttcgcatagaagaacatgaccaaccctcccccaggtccccaagtgcttcgcgttcacgatggtcaggtcgcgttcgcaaaggataAATCCCCCATcatttcgcgttcgcgaccaggccttcgcgttcacgaagaagaagtctcagcctcaccagtttactcttcacgttcgcgagaggaccttcgcgaacgcgaagaaggatatgccagataccagaatctgcagaaaaccagatttttcccaagtccaaaacattccgtggcctatccgaaactcacccgagccctcgaggctccaaaccaaacatgcacaccagtataaaaatatcatacgaacttgctcgcgtgatcaaatcgccaaaataacacctaaaactacgaatttagcaccaaatcaaatgaaattctcaagaacactttaaaatccatatcctctcaactggacatccgaattaagtcaaatcaactctgtttctcaccaaatttcacagacaagtcttaaatattataatgaaactgtaccgggctccggaaccaaaatacggacctgatactaacaatgccaaacatcgatcaattcttaaaaataattaattttccgacttttaattttcatcaaaaattcataacttgagctagggacctccgaatttgattccgggcatatgcccaggtcccataattcgatacggacctaccgggaccgtcaaaacatggatccggacccgtttaccaaaaatgttgaccgaagtcaactaaaatcaacttttaaggcaaaaattcttatttttattagttttcaacataaaagctttctggaaacctgtccggactgtgcacgcaaatcgagaagggtaaaaatgagatttttaaggcttaagagtgtagattcgagttctaaaacataagatgaccttttgggtcatcacaatctccacctctaaaacaaccgttcgtcctcgaacggacatagaaaagtacctgggctggtgaaaaggtgggggtatctactccgcatatcggactcggactcccaagtagctgcctcaataggctgacctctccagtacactcgaactgaagggtaactctttgacctcaactgacgaacctgccggtctagaatggccaccggctcctcctcgtaagtcaaatccttgtccaactggacaaagctaaaatctaacacgtgggacgagtcaccatgatattttaggagcatagacacatggaataccggatgaactgaggataaccctggaggcagcgcaagtctataagctacctcccccactctctcgaggatctcaaatggcccgatatacctagggctcaactttcccttcttcccgaacctcattacacccttcatgggtgatacccgaagtaacactctctctccgaccatgaatgcaacatcacgaactctacggtcggcataacttttctgcctggactgagctgtgcgaagtcgatcctgaataatcttgaccttattcaaggcctcctgaactaaatctgtacccaataaccaagcctctcccggctcgaaccacccaactggcaaccgacaccgcctaccatataatgcctcatagggagccatctgaatgctcgactggtagttgttgttgtgggCGAACTCTgaaaggggcaagaactgatcccacgatcctccgaagtctttaacacaagcacggagcatatcctccaagatctgaatagtacgctcggactgcccatccgtctgaggatcaaatgatgtgctcaactcaacccgcgtacccaactcacgctgaactgccctccaaaagtgcgaggtaaactgcgtacctcgatcagaaatgataaacacgggcacaccgtgaagacggacgatctcccgaatataaatctctgccaaccgctctgagga
It includes:
- the LOC104120984 gene encoding transmembrane 9 superfamily member 1-like yields the protein MLSTVRSLPIFIICSCFLAYPTLGKYQEDDPVTLWVNKAAPYNNPQETYSYYSLPFCRPADGDHKWGGLGEVLGGNDLIDSRIHINFKRNLEKSSICKLKLDASKVAQFKYAIDNSYWFEFFMDDLPIWGFVGEVHSDRNQDIKHVIYTHKNLLIKYNGDQIISVQLYQESPKPLEEGRVLDMTYSVKWVPTNVTYARRFDVYLNFTFFENQIHWFSVFNSIMMVIFLTGLVSMILMRTLRNDYAKYARANDDMETLEKDVHEESGWKLVHGDVFRPPENLALLSAVVGTGAQLSTLVLLVIISAMIGNLYIGRGAIITTFIVCYALTSFISGYVSGALYSRNAGENWIKSMVLTASLFPFLCFGIGFILNTIAIFYGSLLAIPFETIVVVFIIWAFISFPLTFFGTVVGRNWNGTPNNPCRVKTIPRPIPEKQWYLKPSAISMVGGLLPFGSIFIEMYFIFSSFWTYMVYYHVYGFMLLVFIILIIVTVCVTIVATYFLLSAENYHWQWTSFYSAASTACYVYLYSIYYYYAKTRMFGLFQTSVYFGYTLMFCLGLGTLCGAVGYIGSNLFVRRIFSNIKCD